Proteins from a genomic interval of Enterococcus faecium:
- a CDS encoding phage tail spike protein, with the protein MIDNLITIYDKNDANNLAEHLYDTQGLGALSDWLTATVSNKLNGAEIFQGTYPISGTNADLIVEGRIIQCYVDENRAKQRLRIYYAKTSVIGNTIEVKAEPIFNDIRKSVLNKYDSGTEKITATQAWQNAKVLAKPAIPSQFSFSSLVDTLANVKIEKANFLEFFGGKEGSILDRFHGEFLKDNNTLRHEKSLGTDHKIKAIYTKNLTGIDLEIDAQSVLVGVYPFISSSSEGEDEITLPEEVIFTDYVDDYPAGYVSFVDFKDKATDVATLREAAKDWLKTNIDKQKPQVSGSIELVPLRHQRGYEKFVDLEKVSMGDGVDVYHPQLKVNMSARIVEYTFNVLTNSYDKLVVGNVKTNFLENTENNVSNLINDAIDQLKNGGEISDLINDIVDHQTDIITGQDGGYVLLDPKEAPSRILIMDTPDKNTARNVLQINNAGIGFSKTGINGTYDTAWTLDGGFNASFITAGEIVGITIRGTTLISDGTDYRTSIANGKMTWYSKKVNKDIMELEARDYVSADAGIVSYTMKTGGGFMIRNPQGNLVFSTWDNGNNRPFLSFGAPNFRYSNASYITDGDGSSLSINGSAGSSWEFKVAGRTMKFTSDGMLTLPGCFFGSWEDGKLARFEQSTVQVYKDFTVRGTKNSTVPTEHYGQRLLNAYETPEYYFADYGEAVTGDDGKVRVDIDPMFAETVNLSRYMTHVTPTELVLCAVTHEDIDHFIIETSKPNVLVRWNLVAHRLGYEDIRLKEDTAYDSTVLDQKRF; encoded by the coding sequence ATGATCGATAATTTAATAACTATTTACGATAAAAATGACGCGAATAATTTAGCTGAACATTTATATGATACGCAAGGTTTAGGTGCTTTATCAGACTGGTTAACAGCTACTGTTAGCAATAAACTAAACGGAGCCGAGATATTTCAGGGTACTTATCCAATAAGCGGAACTAATGCAGATTTGATTGTAGAAGGACGTATAATTCAGTGTTATGTAGATGAAAATCGAGCAAAACAACGTCTACGGATCTATTATGCAAAGACTTCTGTAATAGGAAATACGATAGAAGTAAAAGCTGAACCTATTTTCAATGATATAAGAAAATCGGTGTTGAATAAATATGACAGCGGAACAGAAAAAATCACTGCTACTCAGGCATGGCAAAATGCAAAAGTTTTAGCAAAACCAGCTATTCCTTCGCAGTTTTCTTTCTCATCGTTAGTAGATACGCTTGCTAATGTGAAGATAGAAAAAGCGAATTTTTTAGAATTCTTTGGTGGAAAAGAGGGATCTATTCTAGATCGATTTCATGGTGAATTTCTAAAAGATAATAACACATTACGTCATGAAAAAAGTCTAGGTACGGATCATAAAATCAAAGCGATTTATACTAAAAACTTAACTGGTATTGACTTAGAGATAGATGCTCAAAGTGTTTTAGTTGGAGTTTATCCATTCATTAGCAGCTCTTCAGAAGGAGAAGACGAGATCACTCTACCAGAAGAAGTTATTTTCACGGATTACGTGGATGATTATCCTGCTGGATATGTTTCTTTTGTTGATTTTAAAGACAAAGCGACTGATGTAGCCACATTAAGGGAAGCTGCTAAAGACTGGTTGAAAACAAACATAGATAAACAAAAACCACAAGTGAGTGGTTCGATTGAATTAGTACCATTGAGGCATCAAAGAGGCTATGAAAAATTTGTTGATCTAGAAAAAGTTTCGATGGGCGACGGAGTAGATGTGTATCATCCACAGTTAAAAGTGAATATGTCAGCGAGAATCGTGGAATATACGTTTAATGTTTTAACTAATTCATACGATAAATTAGTTGTAGGAAACGTCAAAACAAACTTCTTAGAAAATACAGAGAATAATGTAAGCAATTTGATTAATGATGCCATTGATCAATTGAAAAATGGTGGCGAAATCAGTGATTTAATCAATGATATTGTAGATCATCAAACTGATATAATTACTGGCCAAGATGGTGGGTATGTTTTATTAGATCCTAAAGAAGCACCTAGTCGTATTTTGATTATGGACACGCCAGATAAGAATACTGCACGGAACGTTTTACAAATCAACAACGCTGGTATTGGTTTCTCTAAAACTGGCATTAATGGAACGTATGACACCGCATGGACGTTAGATGGCGGATTCAATGCCTCGTTTATTACAGCTGGTGAGATAGTAGGGATTACTATTAGAGGTACTACATTAATTAGTGATGGCACTGATTATAGAACAAGTATTGCTAATGGCAAAATGACTTGGTATTCAAAAAAAGTTAACAAAGATATTATGGAGCTAGAAGCACGTGATTATGTAAGTGCTGATGCCGGTATTGTATCATACACCATGAAAACTGGTGGTGGTTTCATGATTAGAAATCCACAAGGTAACTTGGTTTTTAGTACGTGGGATAATGGCAATAACAGACCGTTTTTATCTTTTGGTGCGCCCAATTTCAGGTATAGCAACGCTAGTTATATAACTGATGGCGACGGTAGTTCTTTAAGCATTAATGGTAGTGCGGGTAGTTCATGGGAGTTTAAAGTAGCTGGCAGGACTATGAAATTTACTAGTGACGGTATGCTAACGTTGCCAGGTTGTTTTTTTGGTTCATGGGAAGATGGGAAACTTGCAAGGTTTGAACAATCAACGGTACAAGTATATAAAGATTTTACTGTTAGAGGTACTAAAAACTCAACTGTACCGACAGAACATTATGGACAACGACTATTGAACGCTTATGAAACTCCAGAATATTATTTCGCTGATTATGGGGAAGCCGTCACAGGTGATGATGGTAAAGTTCGTGTTGATATTGACCCCATGTTTGCTGAGACAGTAAATCTAAGTCGATATATGACACATGTGACACCTACAGAACTAGTTTTGTGTGCTGTTACTCATGAAGATATTGACCATTTCATCATTGAAACTAGTAAGCCAAACGTATTAGTTAGATGGAATTTAGTGGCACACCGTCTAGGGTATGAAGATATTAGATTAAAAGAGGATACAGCATATGATAGCACAGTGCTTGACCAAAAACGTTTTTAA
- a CDS encoding IS3 family transposase (programmed frameshift): MSKRTRRTFSQEFKQQIVNLYLAGKPRVEIIREYELTASAFDKWVKQSKTSGSFKEKDNLTPEQKELLELRKRNQQLEMENDILKQAALIFGPKRQVIDANKHLYPISAMCRILGLSRQSYYYQSKPKKDESELEEVVAEEFIRSRKAYGSRKIKKALSKRGIQISRRKISRIMKNRGLKSSYTVAYFKVHHSTCNEAKTTNVLNRKFLRDNPLEAIVTDLTYVRVGKKWNYVCFILDLFNREILGYSCGEHKDAVLVKKAFSRIKQPLTEVEIFHTDRGKEFDNQAIDELLTTFDINRSLSHKGCPFDNAVAESTYKSLKVEFVYQYTFETLQQLDLELFDYVNWWNHLRLHGTLGYETPVGYRNQRLAQRILDNELGCANASEAV; this comes from the exons ATGTCTAAGAGAACACGAAGAACTTTTTCACAAGAATTCAAGCAACAAATCGTCAATCTTTACTTAGCTGGAAAGCCACGTGTAGAAATCATTCGAGAATATGAACTAACGGCTTCAGCATTTGACAAATGGGTAAAGCAATCTAAAACGAGTGGTTCATTCAAAGAAAAAGATAATCTTACGCCTGAACAAAAAGAATTGTTAGAACTACGTAAAAGAAACCAGCAATTAGAAATGGAAAATGATATTTTAAAGCAAGCAGCGCTGATATTCGGAC CGAAGAGACAAGTAATCGATGCGAATAAGCATCTTTACCCTATATCAGCGATGTGCAGAATATTAGGTCTATCACGTCAGTCCTATTATTATCAATCAAAACCAAAGAAAGACGAATCAGAACTTGAAGAAGTAGTCGCTGAAGAATTTATCCGCAGCCGAAAGGCCTACGGCTCAAGAAAAATAAAAAAAGCCTTATCAAAACGAGGCATTCAGATCAGCCGACGAAAAATTAGTAGAATCATGAAAAATAGAGGATTAAAATCGAGCTATACTGTTGCTTATTTTAAAGTACATCATTCTACTTGCAATGAAGCCAAAACGACAAACGTATTGAATCGTAAATTCTTAAGAGACAACCCATTAGAAGCGATCGTAACAGACTTGACTTATGTACGAGTCGGGAAAAAATGGAATTATGTCTGTTTCATTTTGGATCTGTTCAATCGAGAAATTCTCGGCTATTCTTGTGGAGAACATAAAGATGCCGTTCTAGTAAAAAAAGCATTTAGCCGTATCAAACAACCTCTGACAGAGGTTGAGATTTTTCATACTGATCGTGGAAAAGAGTTTGATAACCAAGCTATTGATGAATTATTAACAACTTTTGACATCAATCGATCATTGAGTCATAAAGGCTGTCCTTTTGATAATGCCGTAGCTGAATCAACTTATAAGTCGTTGAAGGTAGAATTTGTCTATCAATACACATTTGAAACCTTACAACAATTGGATTTGGAGTTATTTGACTATGTCAATTGGTGGAACCACCTTCGGTTGCACGGTACACTTGGCTACGAGACACCGGTTGGTTACCGTAACCAGAGATTGGCGCAGCGAATCCTTGATAATGAGCTCGGATGTGCTAACGCTAGCGAGGCAGTCTAA